In one window of Penaeus monodon isolate SGIC_2016 chromosome 36, NSTDA_Pmon_1, whole genome shotgun sequence DNA:
- the LOC119595612 gene encoding histone-lysine N-methyltransferase SETMAR-like — protein sequence MVTDDFFAECNLWAEHPCFVGTKKFKGGRESVRDDERCGKGREVRTPELVGKIRTFVDEDRRVSIETISEQFEVSVGTVHNIVHDELNMRKICAKFVPRVLSDEQKERHVSDSREMVELINSDPRVLMVLVTCDESWIYCYELKTKSQSFQWKHLGTPRPKARQSKVTLKRMMIPFFDNKSMIYILWVPSGQTVNKEYYVEVLREFRKRFRCKSQHCSNRVGGISTRKCTRPQLYPCFQLFDEMGIKTVHHPPYSPDLAPCDFWLFSKLKDNLSGSRFETIEEMKEVVTRVTDTFTPEDFQGAFQKLLE from the exons ATGGTCACAGATGACTTTTTTGCAGAATGCA ACTTATGGGCAGAGCATCCGTGTTTCGTTGGCACAAAAAAGTTTAAGGGCGGCAGAGAGTCTGTGAGAGACGATGAGAGGTGCGGTAAGGGGAGGGAAGTCAGAACACCAGAGCTGGTGGGGAAAATTCGTACTTTTGTGGATGAGGACCGTCGAGTATCAATAGAGACAATAAGTGAACAGTTTGAGGTCAGTGTGGGAACTGTGCACAATATTGTTCATGATGAACTGAACATGCGAAAGATTTGCGCAAAGTTTGTCCCAAGGGTACTCAGTGATGAACAGAAGGAAAGGCATGTTAGTGACAGCAGGGAGATGGTTGAGCTTATCAATTCAGATCCAAGAGTACTCATGGTTCTGGTGACCTGTGATGAAAGCTGGATCTACTGCTATGAACTGAAAACCAAGAGTCAGAGTTTCCAGTGGAAGCATCTGGGCACCCCCAGACCCAAGGCCAGACAGAGCAAGGTCACCCTAAAACGCATGATGATCCCCTTTTTCGACAACAAGAGCATGATCTACATCCTCTGGGTTCCCTCTGGACAGACAGTCAACAAAGAGTACTATGTGGAGGTCTTGAGGGAGTTCCGAAAGAGATTTCGTTGCAAAAGCCAGCACTGTTCAAATCGGGTCGGTGGCATTTCCACCAGGAAATGCACCCGTCCACAGCTCTATCCATGTTTCCAACTATTTGACGAGATGGGCATCAAGACAGTTCATCACCCTCCCTACAGTCCAGACCTTGCCCCCTGTGACTTTTGGTTGTTCTCCAAGCTCAAGGATAACCTCAGCGGCAGTCGTTTTGAAACCattgaggagatgaaagaggttGTGACGCGGGTCACGGACACATTCACACCGGAGGACTTCCAGGGGGCCTTCCAGAAGTTATTAGAATAA
- the LOC119595429 gene encoding cysteine protease ATG4D-like: protein MLPSIQSVASRHGSPNRQHKRSSSSGGFFEEPVVPIPMARECTESTESSQTRNHLSGQKPRYVAEGMNGSATNDGRKPTRVKLKKALSPNHKPSHFFVRTAGGMSVSVPELSPEVNMSVKDQIDFIPVDPVPQLDGSSLSQNESPLVEAASRNQTNRAQTYLPLSVELVAGRGQTSMPSDGNKNSGSGAKVRSLPPSHTLAMSASLIKSYFSSGPEKQQSKSAGSTPDTETSVKTKMIGLWNNVKYGWTVNLKTNFSRDAPVYLLGRVYHKSFGDMENSEEELEQHGIEAFKKHFHSLIWCTYRRQFPTLQNSTLTTDCGWGCMLRSGQMMLAHALIRHFLTQEWRYDKHVTDGPEEEIHRSIVRWLGDSPSPDCPLSLHNLVHFGHKLGKKAGDWYGPASVAYIFKEAVEMGSKYITDLQRICIYVAQDCAVYIQDVLDMCSTSCLCNKGKLTQTAKEAEAWRLRMKQMGKPGRNYLDPSSQAFKRGHMDYSGRDGNRVNGQENHMNGTKREGQDENLAGDMARVNAGAASLLDENHYLSFRDLERVKHLSSNADHKNVVKLPERGPSNACPECDNWRSVLIMVPVRLGGEGLNPIYESCLYALFTHDLCIGIIGGRPKHSLYFVGFQEESLIHLDPHLCQDAVMVTQPVFPISSYHCSSPRKMALSRMDPSATLGFYCHSRTDFLRLMEELPEILTPKQPGFDYPIFEFVDGRCEDMDACTRQVSTEDQMAASLPRDTPLLPQDSEEFVFL, encoded by the exons ATGTTGCCAAGCATACAGTCGGTAGCTAGCAGGCATGGTAGTCCCAATCGCCAACACAAGAGGTCGTCATCAAGTGGCGGCTTCTTTGAAGAACCAGTAGTGCCAATTCCCATGGCCAGGGAATGTACAGAAAGTACCGAATCTAGTCAAACACGCAATCATCTTAGTGGACAAAAGCCAAGATATGTTGCTGAGGGTATGAATGGATCTGCAACAAATGATGGAAGAAAGCCAACAAGAGTCAAACTAAAGAAGGCTCTGAGTCCCAACCACAAGCCGAGTCACTTCTTTGTGCGGACAGCTGGAGGCATGAGTGTGTCTGTTCCAGAATTGTCACCTGAAGTCAACATGTCAGTCAAAGATCAAATTGATTTCATCCCAGTAGACCCAGTGCCGCAGCTTGATGGCAGTTCCTTAAGCCAAAATGAGAGTCCATTGGTGGAAGCAGCTTCAAGGAATCAGACTAATAGAGCGCAGACTTACTTACCGCTCAGTGTTGAACTTGTGGCTGGCCGAGGGCAGACCAGTATGCCCAGTGATGGCAACAAGAACAGTGGAAGTGGTGCAAAGGTAAGGAGTCTGCCTCCATCCCATACCCTGGCCATGTCTGCCTCATTGATCAAGTCCTACTTCAGCTCAGGGCCAGAGAAGCAGCAGTCTAAGAGTGCAGGATCTACTCCTGACACTGAGACATCAGTCAAGACAAAGATGATTGGACTGTGGAATAATGTAAAATATG GATGGACAGTCAACCTCAAAACAAACTTTTCTCGAGATGCTCCAGTCTATCTCCTTGGACGTGTGTATCATAAAAGCTTTGGAGATATGGAGAATTCTGAAGAAG AGCTAGAACAGCATGGGATAGAAGCTTTCAAGAAGCACTTCCACAGCCTCATCTGGTGTACATACAGACGACAGTTCCCAACCCTTCAGAACTCCACCTTGACCACGGACTGTGGGTGGGGCTGTATGCTGCGCTCTGGACAGATGATGCTTGCCCATGCCCTCATTAGACACTTCCTAACGCAGG AGTGGAGATACGATAAACATGTAACAGATGGCCCAGAGGAGGAAATTCACCGCAGCATAGTGAGGTGGCTGGGTGATTCCCCTTCTCCTGACTGCCCTCTGTCACTCCATAACTTAGTTCATTTTGGCCATAAATTAGGGAAGAAAGCAGGTGACTGGTATGGGCCAGCGtctgttgcatatatatttaa AGAAGCTGTAGAAATGGGCTCTAAGTATATCACAGACCTACAGAGAATTTGCATCTATGTTGCTCAGGATTGTGCAG TCTACATACAGGATGTGTTGGATATGTGCTCAACTTCATGTCTGTGCAATAAGGGTAAACTCACACAGACAGCCAAGGAAGCTGAAGCATGGAGGCTCCGCATGAAGCAGATGGGGAAACCAGGCAGAAACTATCTGGACCCATCCTCTCAGGCTTTCAAGAGAGGGCACATGGATTATTCTGGAAGAGATGGCAATAGAGTGAATGGCCAAGAAAATCACATGAATGGTACAAAGAGAGAGGGCCAGGATGAAAACCTGGCAGGGGACATGGCCCGAGTGAATGCAGGGGCAGCTTCACTCTTAGATGAAAATCATTACCTATCCTTCAGAGACTTGGAAAGGGTTAAACATTTGAGTTCGAATGCTGACCACAAGAATGTGGTAAAGCTCCCCGAAAGAGGCCCTTCTAATGCCTGTCCTGAATGTGATAACTGGAGATCTGTTTTGATAATGGTTCCTGTTAGACTAGGTGGTGAAGGACTAAATCCCATATATGAATCTTGCCTTTATGCTTTGTTCACCCATGACCTCTGCATTGGTATCATAGGAGGACGACCTAAACACTCACTCTACTTCGTTGGATTTCAAG AAGAGTCTTTGATCCACTTGGATCCTCACCTCTGCCAAGATGCTGTGATGGTCACCCAGCCagtcttccccatctcctcctaccATTGCTCCTCCCCACGCAAAATGGCCCTCTCACGCATGGACCCTTCAGCCACTTTAGGTTTTTACTGCCACTCCCGAACTGATTTTCTCCGTTTGATGGAAGAATTACCAGAG ATTTTAACTCCCAAACAACCAGGATTCGACTACCCTATATTTGAATTTGTGGATGGCCGTTGCGAAGACATGGATGCCTGCACACGCCAAGTGTCCACTGAGGACCAAATGGCAGCTTCATTACCACGGGACACTCCACTCCTTCCTCAGGATTCCGAGGAATTTGTTTTTCTCTAG